Proteins encoded by one window of Microbaculum marinisediminis:
- a CDS encoding IclR family transcriptional regulator produces the protein MTRAMTSYAAPALEKGLDILEALAAHGAPMSTREVAEVLGRSKGEIFRMVHVLVARGYVEREPVGDRLLLSNKLFGLGMKTARARELVTVATPIIDRFAGEVQQAAHLVVAHRGETVIIVACSGGADMNFSLKLGYRRPLADAHSGLILMAFQPPHLRERMIAESLVLMRDPPDQASLVSSLDAVHAEGSIIRESRDIVGVTDIVCPILVGEGRAVACVTVAAVSRRSATPNYDAILARQQAACAEIAAGLDSATPPYPDEL, from the coding sequence ATGACAAGAGCGATGACCAGCTACGCCGCCCCCGCGCTGGAAAAGGGGCTTGATATCCTAGAGGCGCTTGCCGCCCACGGGGCGCCGATGAGCACGCGCGAGGTCGCCGAGGTGCTCGGCCGGTCGAAGGGCGAGATTTTCCGGATGGTTCACGTGCTGGTGGCGCGCGGCTATGTCGAGCGGGAGCCCGTCGGAGACCGGCTGCTGCTGTCCAATAAGCTGTTCGGCCTCGGCATGAAGACGGCGCGGGCGCGCGAGCTCGTCACCGTGGCGACGCCGATCATCGACCGCTTCGCCGGCGAGGTGCAGCAGGCCGCGCACCTGGTCGTCGCCCATCGCGGCGAGACGGTCATCATCGTCGCCTGTTCGGGCGGCGCCGACATGAACTTCTCGCTCAAGCTCGGCTACCGGCGGCCGCTGGCCGACGCCCATTCGGGGCTGATCCTGATGGCCTTCCAGCCGCCGCATCTGCGCGAGCGCATGATCGCCGAAAGCCTCGTCCTGATGCGCGATCCGCCGGACCAGGCCAGTCTCGTCTCCTCGCTCGATGCGGTGCATGCCGAAGGCAGCATCATCCGCGAAAGCCGCGACATCGTCGGCGTCACCGATATCGTCTGCCCGATCCTGGTCGGCGAGGGCCGGGCGGTCGCCTGCGTCACCGTGGCCGCCGTATCGCGCCGCAGCGCGACGCCGAACTACGATGCCATCCTGGCGCGACAGCAGGCC
- a CDS encoding amino acid ABC transporter permease: protein MDYSFKFAAIWRYRDEIYEGVFLTLQLSVATMVLGLIIGLAFAVMRNAQAAWLRGIARGYVEAIRNTPLLVQLFIVFYGLPSIGIRLAANEAALIALSVNLGAYCAEIIRAGIESVRVSQVEAGRSLGMTASQTFVHVVLFQAMKAIYPAMASQFILLMLATSIVSSIGATELFHQAAFIESRTYRSFEAYALITIVYLGLTLVFRALFSAIYWTVFIRRPAR from the coding sequence ATGGATTATAGTTTCAAATTTGCAGCGATCTGGCGCTATCGGGATGAAATCTACGAAGGCGTATTCCTGACGCTGCAGCTCTCGGTCGCCACCATGGTGCTGGGGCTCATCATCGGTCTGGCGTTCGCGGTGATGCGCAACGCGCAGGCGGCCTGGCTGCGCGGCATCGCGCGGGGCTATGTCGAGGCCATCCGCAACACGCCACTCCTGGTGCAGCTGTTCATCGTCTTCTACGGCCTGCCCTCCATCGGAATCCGGCTTGCCGCCAACGAAGCGGCGCTGATCGCCCTGTCGGTCAATCTCGGCGCATATTGCGCGGAGATCATTCGGGCGGGCATCGAATCCGTGCGCGTCAGCCAGGTCGAGGCCGGCCGGTCGCTTGGCATGACGGCCAGCCAGACCTTCGTTCACGTCGTCCTGTTCCAGGCGATGAAGGCGATCTACCCGGCCATGGCGAGCCAGTTCATCCTTCTGATGCTGGCCACCAGCATCGTCTCCTCGATCGGCGCCACCGAGCTGTTTCACCAGGCCGCCTTCATCGAGTCGCGCACCTACCGCTCCTTCGAGGCCTACGCGCTGATCACCATCGTCTATCTCGGCCTCACCCTCGTCTTCCGCGCCCTGTTCTCGGCGATCTACTGGACCGTCTTCATCCGGAGGCCGGCACGATGA
- a CDS encoding amino acid ABC transporter permease, with product MREFALSDFGFLLLATRWTVLLALAATVGGGIIGLAIAVLRIVPVAPLNWFAIGYINLIQGTPLLGQLFVLFFGLPLIGLSVDAWTAAVVALSLYSSAFFGEIWRGSLQSVPHRQWEAGAALGLTYRQRFTDVVLPQAIRISIAPTVGFLVQIVKNTSLTALIGFVELTRASQIMTAATFAPLTVYLAAAAIYFVLCLGLSWASHVLEGKIHVAR from the coding sequence ATCCGCGAATTCGCCCTGTCCGATTTCGGCTTTCTGCTTCTGGCCACGCGCTGGACCGTGCTGCTGGCCCTGGCCGCCACGGTGGGCGGCGGCATTATCGGCCTTGCCATCGCCGTGCTGCGCATCGTGCCGGTGGCGCCGCTCAACTGGTTCGCCATCGGCTACATCAACCTGATCCAGGGCACGCCGCTGCTCGGCCAACTGTTCGTGCTGTTCTTCGGGCTGCCGCTGATCGGCCTCTCGGTCGACGCCTGGACGGCGGCGGTCGTGGCGCTCTCGCTCTATTCCAGCGCCTTCTTCGGCGAGATCTGGCGTGGCTCGCTGCAATCCGTGCCGCACCGCCAGTGGGAAGCCGGCGCCGCCCTCGGCCTCACCTACCGGCAGCGCTTCACCGACGTGGTCCTGCCGCAGGCGATACGGATCTCCATCGCGCCGACGGTCGGCTTCCTCGTCCAGATCGTCAAGAACACCTCGCTCACCGCCCTGATCGGCTTCGTCGAACTGACGCGCGCCAGCCAGATCATGACGGCCGCCACCTTCGCGCCGCTGACGGTCTATCTGGCGGCCGCGGCCATCTATTTCGTCCTCTGTCTCGGCCTGTCCTGGGCGAGCCACGTGCTGGAAGGGAAGATCCATGTCGCTCGTTAG
- a CDS encoding amino acid ABC transporter ATP-binding protein — protein sequence MSLVSLRNVVKRFGSHEVLKGITLSIDEGETVAVIGRSGSGKSTLLRCVNALETVQEGDLTVAGIEVTAANADLNLLRARVGMVFQSYNLFPHLTVERNVKLALKRVRKMRDAEASEIAHAMVAKVGLAEKLHAYPDELSGGQQQRVAIARSLAMQPSMMLFDEITSALDPELVGEVLRVLEELAREGMTMMLVTHEMNFARTVADRVIFMHEGRIHEDGPSQEVLRNPRTPELKAFLAAVLH from the coding sequence ATGTCGCTCGTTAGCCTACGCAACGTGGTCAAGCGCTTCGGATCGCACGAGGTGCTCAAGGGCATCACGCTGTCGATCGACGAGGGCGAGACCGTCGCCGTGATCGGCCGGTCGGGCTCGGGCAAGTCGACCCTGCTGCGCTGCGTCAACGCCCTGGAGACGGTGCAGGAAGGCGACCTGACGGTGGCCGGCATCGAGGTGACGGCGGCCAATGCCGACCTGAACCTGCTCCGGGCGCGCGTCGGCATGGTGTTCCAGAGCTACAACCTGTTCCCGCACCTGACGGTCGAGCGCAACGTCAAGCTGGCGCTCAAGCGGGTGCGCAAGATGCGCGACGCCGAGGCCTCCGAGATCGCCCACGCCATGGTCGCCAAGGTCGGTCTCGCCGAAAAGCTGCATGCCTATCCGGACGAGCTGTCCGGCGGCCAGCAGCAGCGCGTCGCCATCGCCCGATCGCTCGCCATGCAGCCCAGCATGATGCTGTTCGACGAGATCACGTCGGCGCTCGATCCCGAACTCGTCGGCGAGGTCCTGCGCGTGCTCGAGGAACTCGCCCGCGAGGGCATGACCATGATGCTCGTCACCCACGAGATGAACTTCGCCAGAACCGTCGCCGACCGCGTCATCTTCATGCACGAGGGCCGTATCCACGAGGACGGGCCTTCGCAGGAGGTCCTGCGGAATCCGAGGACGCCGGAGCTGAAGGCTTTTCTCGCCGCCGTCCTGCACTGA